The following coding sequences lie in one Nitratireductor mangrovi genomic window:
- a CDS encoding FtsB family cell division protein translates to MWTRQYKKRNGGKFIVPVLAALFLTYFGFHAFHGEFGIYSKYRLETRTVEMLARLEDKRAERLELERRVQLLHNGTLERDMLDEQARRALNLSAPDELTIMRPFDVNN, encoded by the coding sequence ATGTGGACGCGTCAGTACAAGAAGCGCAACGGCGGCAAGTTCATCGTCCCGGTGCTGGCGGCGCTGTTCCTGACCTATTTCGGCTTCCATGCCTTCCACGGCGAGTTCGGCATCTACTCGAAATACCGCCTCGAGACACGCACGGTCGAGATGCTCGCCCGGCTCGAGGACAAGCGCGCCGAACGCCTTGAACTGGAGCGGCGCGTGCAGTTGCTGCACAACGGCACGCTGGAACGGGACATGCTCGACGAGCAGGCGCGGCGGGCGCTAAATCTGTCGGCGCCGGACGAACTCACCATCATGCGCCCGTTCGACGTCAACAATTAA
- the eno gene encoding phosphopyruvate hydratase, whose translation MTAIIDIIGREILDSRGNPTVEVDVVLEDGSMGRAAVPSGASTGAHEAVELRDGGKRYLGKGVEQAVDAVNGEIFEALSGMEAENQLHLDQIMIDLDGTPNKGRLGANAILGVSLAVAKAAAEASGLPLYRYVGGAGAHVLPVPMMNIVNGGAHADNPIDFQEFMIMPVGADSFREALRWGAEIFHTLKKGLKEAGHNTNVGDEGGFAPNIKSAQAALDFVMNSIEKAGYKPGEDVAIALDCAATEFFKDGDYIYEGEKKTRNPKAQAKYLAKLVADYPIISIEDGMAEDDWEGWKQLTDLAGDKCQLVGDDLFVTNSARLRDGIKMGVANSILVKVNQIGTLSETLDAVETAHKARYTAVMSHRSGETEDATIADLAVATNCGQIKTGSLARSDRLAKYNQLLRIEEELGRQARYAGRSILRG comes from the coding sequence ATGACCGCCATCATCGACATCATCGGCCGCGAAATCCTGGACAGCCGCGGCAATCCGACCGTCGAGGTCGATGTGGTGCTGGAAGACGGCTCGATGGGGCGCGCCGCAGTGCCTTCCGGTGCATCGACGGGCGCGCATGAGGCGGTCGAACTGCGCGATGGCGGCAAGCGCTATCTCGGCAAGGGTGTCGAGCAGGCGGTCGACGCCGTCAATGGGGAGATTTTCGAGGCGCTGAGCGGCATGGAAGCGGAAAACCAGCTGCATCTCGACCAGATCATGATCGATCTCGACGGCACACCCAACAAGGGCCGGCTCGGCGCCAACGCCATCCTCGGTGTGTCCCTGGCGGTGGCCAAGGCGGCGGCCGAGGCTTCCGGCCTGCCGCTTTACCGTTATGTCGGCGGTGCCGGCGCGCATGTGCTTCCCGTCCCGATGATGAACATCGTCAATGGTGGCGCCCATGCCGACAACCCCATCGACTTCCAGGAATTCATGATCATGCCGGTGGGCGCGGACAGTTTTCGCGAGGCGCTGCGCTGGGGCGCGGAAATCTTCCACACGCTCAAGAAAGGCCTCAAGGAGGCCGGCCACAATACCAATGTCGGCGACGAAGGCGGGTTCGCGCCGAACATCAAGAGCGCCCAGGCTGCACTCGACTTCGTCATGAACTCGATCGAGAAGGCCGGCTACAAGCCGGGCGAGGATGTGGCGATCGCGCTCGACTGCGCGGCGACCGAGTTCTTCAAGGACGGCGACTATATCTACGAGGGGGAGAAGAAGACCCGCAATCCGAAGGCGCAGGCCAAATATCTCGCCAAGCTGGTCGCCGACTATCCGATCATCTCGATCGAGGACGGCATGGCCGAGGACGACTGGGAAGGCTGGAAGCAGCTGACCGATCTTGCCGGTGACAAGTGCCAGCTGGTCGGCGACGATCTCTTCGTCACCAACTCGGCGCGGCTGCGCGACGGCATCAAGATGGGCGTGGCCAATTCGATCCTAGTCAAGGTCAACCAGATCGGCACGCTTTCCGAGACGCTCGACGCAGTCGAGACAGCGCACAAGGCGCGCTACACGGCGGTGATGTCGCATCGTTCCGGCGAGACCGAGGACGCCACCATTGCCGACCTCGCGGTGGCGACCAATTGCGGGCAGATCAAGACCGGCTCGCTGGCGCGCTCCGACCGGCTGGCAAAATACAACCAGCTGCTGCGCATCGAGGAGGAACTCGGCCGGCAAGCGCGCTACGCCGGGCGCTCCATCCTGCGCGGCTGA